The genomic region AAGGCCGAGCGTGTGGCCATTGACCTCGGGACTGACTACCCCGTGAGGTTTACCTTTAGCATTGCTGGCGGTAATGGCTCTGTGACGTATCTCCTTGCGCCGCGCATCGAATCGGAGTGAGACTTAAAACCCCATGTCTGAGAGGTAGGCGTCAAGGTTTAGTAAAAAGTCGTTAAGGCGATCGATGGGCACGAAGATGCAGCCATTCTCGACCATGAGGGCGTCATCAAGCCACGAGACTATCACTGGAATTGAGCGGATGCCGAAGGCTCGCTCATGGGCCAGGCACCGCTCATAGTGGAGCTTCGCCTGCTCCTTTAAAGAAGAAGGCCTATGCCTGCCACGGCCATACTTCTTGCCGTCGATACACAGGCACAGGCCTCTACGGAAGGCGACAACGTCTATCTGGTAGCCCCTCTCAGGGGACCTGAACACTTTACGGAACTGCACCTCAAAATCGTGGTGCTCAAGCAGGTCCCGTATGTATTCCTCGAACTCCTGCCAGCTTAATCCCTCGATGTCATCGCCTATCATGCTCACAGGATATCCAGCTTCTCGGCTATGGACGCTTCCGGATAGCGGCGATCCTCGTGCATCTCCTTATCGTTGAGCACCTGGCGCTCAAGGGTAGACATGGCTATGTGGAAGGCGCCATCCGCCCCCCAGCCCTCGCCACGGGCATTATAATAATGCCTATCCGTCTTCAGGCGCACCCGGCATAATACGAGGGGTATGCCCCTGAACGTCTCCTTATGCTGCTTGAAGTACACGTTGATAGTGCCCCTGCCGAGGAAACGCTCTGACTTTTTTATGAAGTTCTTTATGGAAGTGGTCACGTAGTCCTGGTCAAAGTCCACCAGGCTACCGTTGGTGAGCTGGAGCGTAAAGTTGGGGTTGCTATTCTCATTCTCCATAGCAGCCAGGGCCAGCAGGACGTCGGTCCTCGTGATGATGCCCTTCACCTTTTCGTCAAACACGACGAGGCTGTGCACGTCATGGTCAAGCATGAGGTTGACAGCTTCCCTGATCGTGGACTCTGGCTTGACGGTCAGGACGCTATCCGTCATTATGTCCTTCACCTTGATGTTGCGCATCGGAGAATTGTTGGCGCCGATGCTGTCCTTTCCGGCCCCTACCTTCTTGGGCATTATCAGCTCGAGCAGGTCATGCATGGTCACGATGCCGGCGAGCTTGCCATTAGACAT from Methanocella conradii HZ254 harbors:
- a CDS encoding restriction endonuclease gives rise to the protein MIGDDIEGLSWQEFEEYIRDLLEHHDFEVQFRKVFRSPERGYQIDVVAFRRGLCLCIDGKKYGRGRHRPSSLKEQAKLHYERCLAHERAFGIRSIPVIVSWLDDALMVENGCIFVPIDRLNDFLLNLDAYLSDMGF
- a CDS encoding CBS domain-containing protein, translated to MYVSEITTDNFERIDIKANLQQVLPLFKNSNNPAVLVFDGKEYVGMVTEKSIVRSIHDLKTGISGLVRKTPKITPHTTICEAARLMVENQLKQLPVFDRKVIGVVTNENLMREATKTDFGSRPVSSIMSEDVISVDADDRVGKVINIFREEGISRVPVMSNGKLAGIVTMHDLLELIMPKKVGAGKDSIGANNSPMRNIKVKDIMTDSVLTVKPESTIREAVNLMLDHDVHSLVVFDEKVKGIITRTDVLLALAAMENENSNPNFTLQLTNGSLVDFDQDYVTTSIKNFIKKSERFLGRGTINVYFKQHKETFRGIPLVLCRVRLKTDRHYYNARGEGWGADGAFHIAMSTLERQVLNDKEMHEDRRYPEASIAEKLDIL